The following DNA comes from Castanea sativa cultivar Marrone di Chiusa Pesio chromosome 10, ASM4071231v1.
ACGGCGAACACCCTCCTTTTCTGATCCTTCCTCTGAAGACTCCCAAGGTATTAGTTATAGGCCCAGGTCAACAACTCCTCCTAGTGAAACTTTCTCCTATGAGGAGGATGATCTTCATGGTCATAAGGGCAAGAAGTCTTCTTCTAAGGACTTGGGAATTAATGCTATGAGTATGGCGTTGCACCAAatttccaagtcacccttcacgcgCAGGGTGTAGAAAGGAAAGCTTCCTCGGTGCTTCACCCAACCAAATTTCACtatttataatggccgaacaGACCCCGtagagcatgtgagtcattacAATCAGGGAATGGCAGTACATTCTAAAAACgaaactttaatgtgcaaagtcttcccttctagcttgggacctattgcgatgagatggtttaatggactGCGGGTAGGTTCAATCGATTCTTTTATGGAACTCACTATGGAATTTGGGTCTCGTTTCATTACCTACAGTACGGTTCCTCGACCTCTAGATTcattattgtccatggccatgacAGAAGGGGAGACCTTGAAAACATATTCTGATAGAtgttgggagatgtttaatgagatcgatggtgattttgatgaggtgtcGATCAACACTTTCAAGGTTggccttccaactgatcacgacttaaggaaatctttgaccaagaAGTCTGTAAGGAGTGTAAGTCgactcatggatcgtattgatgaatacaaacgGGTTGAGAAAGATCAGCAGTAGGATAAGgggaaggcgaaggttatccctcaggagaggagggatttcaggtcagatagatacaataacaacaggccgaggagagatttcgcTAGGCAATCTGGTTCAGCCCCTCCTCAGGTAGTGAATACTGTGTTTCGTGAACCTGTGCAGCAGGTATTAGAGAAGATCCATCATGAACCATACTTTACGTGGCCCAAcaaaatggcaggggaccccaTGAAGTGTAATCAGAACCTTCATTGTCATTATCATCAAGAGAAAAGTCATACCACTGAGAATTGTAGGAccttgtggaatcatttggagcaattggttaaggaggaAGGTTGAAGCAATTTTTATATCCGCCCAATGGGCAAGAAGATCATTCAGGCTCAGTAAATTAGGGTAATAATGCTTCAAGGCCTCCTTTGGGCACAATCAACGTTATTTTTGCTGCTCCAAGAAAGACTGGTTCTCGCCCTACTAGAGTGATGTCTGTATCACGAACTCTTGCTGAGGAGTCTCACTCTGAGCCGAAGAGAATTAAGGGGAATACTCCACCTATCTTCAGTTTCTCGGAAGAAGACAAaattgggaccatccaaccacatgatgataCTTTAGTAGTTACGCTTAGAATAGGGGCTATGACGTGAAAAGGGTAATGGTTGACCAGGGTAGTGGGGCTGacattatgtaccctgacttgtttAGGGGGCTCAACCTAAAGCTCGAGGATCTTACagcttatgattcgccgcttataagctttgaggggAAAGCTGTCATTCCAAAAGGGCAAATTCTATTACCTGTGCAATCAGGTACGGAGGTTATggatgtagatttcattgtggtagacgcttattctccctacacgACCATTGTggcaaggccttggctgcatgctctaAGTGTCGTTTCCTCAACTCTCCATGTCAAGGTGAAGTTCCCATCTAGGGGACTGATCGAGGAAATCattgggagtcaatctgtggctagATAATGTATAACAGCTGCAGTTCTGCATTAGACTGGGCAGGAATCATCGGCCTCGGTTAAAGGGGGTTCATAGCAATCAATTTCCTCGGCCACACCTAAGATTTTCGAGGTAGAAGAGCACGTATGTGAAGAGTTGGAGAAGATTCTTATCGACGATGATCCTGAAAAATTCTTTCAGTTGGGAATTCAGCTGCCACCTCTAAAGAAGGAGGAGCTagtcatttttttgaaaaggaatatggatgtatttgcatggaatgcttatgaggccccGGGGGTTgatccaagtttcatttgtcatcatttgaatctCAATCCGTCCGTGGTGCCGAGGAAATAACCACATCGGCGCTCATCTAAGGAGCATGCTAAGGCTGTCGAGGAAGAGGTACTTAAGCTCAAAGAGGCTGGTGCTATTAAAAAGGTATTTTACCCAGGATGGTTGGCTCACACAATggtaatgaagaagaagaatgggaagcgGAGAGTTtgcgtagacttcacagatttgaacaaggcttgtcctaaagattcattcctAATGCCTCgcatagatcagttggtggatgccactgttgggcatcctcggatgagcatTCTGGATGCTTttcagggttatcaccagatactCTTGGctttggaggatcaggagaaaacggcatttgtcactcctacagggaattatcattataaggtgatgccgttcggtTTAAAGAAtacaggggctacctatcaaaggacgATGACAAAGATGTTTGAGCCTCAGTTGGGAAAAACaattgaagtgtatgtggatgacgtggtggtgaagagtaaaatgGTTTCTATGCATATATCAAACTTGAATGATACTTTTCAAACGCTAAGGAGGTACAAGTTACGCCTTAATGCATCCAAGTGCTCCTTTGGGGTGGATCTAGTAAGTTCTTAAGTTATATGGTAACACACAGAGGAATCGAAGTCAATCCTGCTCAGGTCAAGGCAATTAATAGCTTACAACCTCCTCGAAATCCAAAAGAAGTTCAAAGGTTGACAGGGATGACcactgctctcaaccgatttatttcaAGGTCCGCAGACaggtgcaggcctttcttctagctgctgaataagtggaaaggatttgaaTGGACTGAGGAATGTGCTacagcttttcaacagcttaaggaatatctttcgtGTCCGCCcattatgtctcgaccagaaattgatgaagttttgttcGCATATATTGCTGTGGCTGATCATGCTGTTAGTTTGGTTCTAATACGGGTTGACAACAATATACAGAAGtcagtttattatgtgagcaaatcCTTACATGAGGCCGAGGTACATTATTTTCCATTGGAAAGGGCGATCCTCGCGGTGGTGCATGTTATGCGTAAGCTTCCCCACTATTTtcaatctcatacagttgtggttctaactcaacttcctcttaaaTTTGTACTTTGAAGTGCTGATTACACGAGTAGGATTGCTAAGTGGGGCACCATCttaggggcttttgacatcaagtatatgcctcgaaCCTTCATGAAGGGTCAAGTGCTTGCTGATTTGGTCGCGGAGTTTTCTGAGCCGTCATTAGAAGATAATGCTAAGGGGttgaacatggatgaaaaatcagttggcaagATCTTGTGCAAGGAGCCTGCGACATGGAAAGTATATGTTGATAGAGCAgcgaatcaaagaggatctagTGTAGGACTAGTTCTAGTGTCCCCTGAGGGGTTTACTTTTGAGAAGTCcttgagattgggattctcagccaccaacaatgaggcgGAATATGAAGCTTTATTAGTTGGAAtggatatggttcagaaaattggaagaaaaccagtgcaaatgttctcggattcgcAATTAGTCATGGGCCAAGTGGAAGGAACattggaggctagagatccaagaatgcaagaatatctaACCAGAGCCAAGTATTTACAATCAAAGTTTGAATCTTTTATCTTGTTGCATGTCTCAAGGAGTATGAATACCCATGCCGATTCCCTGGCTACCCTTGCAACATCCTCGGCGCAAATTCTACCTCGGGTTATCCATGTTGAAGATTTGTTCAAGCCCTCTGGAATGAGTGTTGACACCATTCGGGATCATCAAATAAGAGtaggacctagttggatggaccctaTAGTGTCCTTCCTTAGGGTTGATGTCTTGCCCAAGGAGAAATTTGAAGCGAACAAAATACGTAGGAAGGCACCTTGGTTTTGGTTATCCGAGAATCAAAAGTTATACAAGCGCTCcttttcaggaccatatttgctgTGTGTGCATCCTGAAGCAACGGAGTTACTTTTGGAGGAGTTGCAtaaagggatttgtggaagtcacataGGAGGAAGATCTTTGGCACGTAGAGCTCTTAcccagggatattggtggcccaatatgcagagagaagcacaAGATTATGCAAGAAAGTGCGACCAGTGTCAGAGGTatgctcccaacattcatcaaccaagGGGTGcccttaatcctctgtctaatacttggccttttgctcaatggggttTGGACATTGTAGGACCTTTCCTAAAGGTAGCAAGGAACAGAAGATGGTTGCTTGTCGGAatagattacttcactaaatgggttgaagctaaACCATTGTCAAACATcagggatgtggatgcaaagaagttggtatggaaaaatattgttactaggtTTGAaatccctcatactcttatttcagataatggtctgcagtttgatagtaaagcctTTAGAAGGTATTGTGGTGATTTGGGCATCatgaatagatattccactccagcttatccgcAAGGGAATGGGCAAGTTGAGGCCGTAAACAAAGctatagtcagtggactcaagaagaggatCGATGATTCTAAAGGAAGGTGGGTAGAAGAATTGCCGCACGTTTTGTGGATGTATCGAACTACGCCTCGAAGATCCACTGGAGAGACACCcttttctatgacttatggagctgaggCTGTGATCCCTCTGGAGACTGGGTTTCCTACACTGAGGACGAGCTCGTTCATCCCAAGTAGTAACGACAATTTGCTGGAGAAAGGCCTAGacctagttgaggaacgacgagagaatATCATGGTTCAATTAGCGTATTATCAGCATAAACTTAAGCAAGGATATGATTCCCATGTGAAGTTGAGGCCATTAGCCCTTGGTGATTTGGTATTAAGAAAAGTCATGGATACAGCCAAGAACCCAACATGGGGAAAActaggacctaattgggaaggaccttatcgtagtACTTCAGTAGCTGGTATAACGGCATATTATCttacagacttagatgaaagagttgtacaacgcccctggaatgtaaataacctacgaaagtactattattaatgaaaggcgtTTCTGCCATCTTATTTCTATTGATATTATGTAGTGTTGATTTGTGTTTCAtcttttctaagtatcaaacagaaacttggtcatgcctagctactcggaccacataccttgtaaaaattgatatctttattaaatgttaaacaaaaccttagttacgtttggtcctcggatcatctactttgggaaaattgacATTTTAGTTCAtcttttctaagtatcaaacagaaacttggtcatgcttggctccttggaccacataccttgtagaaattgatatctttattaaatgctaaacagaaccttagttacatctGGTCCTCAGAttatctactttggaaaaattaacatttcagttcgtcttttctaagtatcaaacagaaacttggtcatgcttggctcctcggaccacataccttgtagaaatttatatatttattaaatgttaaacataaccttagttacgtctggtcctcagatcatctactttgggaaaattaacatttcagttcatcttttctaaatatcaaacagaaacttggtcatgcctggctcctcggaccacataccttgtagaaattgatatctttattaaatgttaaacaaaaccttagttctgtctggtcctcggatcatctactttgaaaaaattaatatttcagtttattttttaagtatcaaatagaaacttggtcatgcttggctcctcgggcAACATACCTtttagaaattgatatctttattaaatattaagCAGAaccttggttaagtatggtcttcggatcatctactttggggaaattaacatttctgTCCAACTTCCTAAGGATCAAGTAGAATTTTGGCTATATTTAGTTCTCGGACCATATACTCAGGTAAGGTTTGTGAGTTATTTTGTGCCTAAGTTTCACATAAGGCCTAGTTTCAGAGTTTTGGCTATATTAAGTTCATGTACGCCTTTATATACTTAACTATTTGCTGTTGCATAACATAATTTCAacatacaaattattaattgaagGCATAAAGTccataaaatgaaattatttctaTGAcaaattgttgttattatttaaTGCGTAGTTGAGACCTACCCTGTTCATTTGCGCACTAAGTCATTCATAATATGTACACAAATTGTACTAAGAGCAAGTATTAAACATTCCCAATGAGTGAAATTTGTAAGGAAATAAAGATCAAAATCTTAAACTTGTCGTTATGAATGTACTTGattacattgaaaaaaaaaaaaaaagggatagaaATAAAGAAGTGCTATCTGGAGTTTAAACAAAGGGTCGAGAGAGAGGGTTCTAAGTTGCTCATTTCTTAGCCTTCATTGGAGGGTCCTCTTGTGACTTGGTCTCAGCTTCCTTTACTTTATTCTCCGCCCCTTTTTGGTCAGTTTCTTTGGATTGAGGAGCCACTTCCTTGATAACAAGAGGAACATTGGAAGGGTTCATCTCGGACGAGGTCAtgatttgttttcctttgtctttcgCCCTAAGTGAAGGGTCAACCTGGTCAATCTTCTTGTTCAAACCCTTGTTAGTCTCCTCACCAAGGGCTACAACCTGATTAGGGCATGTGGACGCTTTAGTGGGAGAAAGTAGGTCCTGGACAACTGAGATTTAGGCAGGAGGCGCTGACTCAGAGGCAGTTGGAGGAGGCAGAGCTTCAATCATGCGGATGTCTGGGAGAATCCACATGTTTTCAGCTTTTCTCCATTCTGAGGTAGCAAGGACCCCAGCAACATTAAGGGCTTCTGCCCATACCTATTGACAAAATTCCCTGTACACCTCAGTGAGTTCTTCAGTTAGCCAAGTTTCAGTCTCTTCAACCCCTTTATTATAGGAAGCCAGTGAGGCAGCACCCACGGTTTCCTTGATAGTATGGGCTGCTTCTTGGGCATGAGCTAGCTCGCCCTTCAAGCACAGAATGTCTTTTTGGGCAGTGGCCAGCTCTTGTCCCTTGTCAAGATGTTGTTTGCATTGCTCCTCTGCCTACGCCTCGGCTGTTTTAAGCCCAGCCTCAACACTCCTCCTTAATTGCCCCTCTATTGTCATTTTGTCAGAGACTTCTTTCTTTTCCTGCTCGGCTCAACCCAGAGCTCTTTCAGTCTCAACCCTGACTTTGAACTCAACATCAGCTTTGTTCCAAGCATCTTCTACCCATTTTCCGGCCACAAAAACCTCTTGGATAGCCTGTGAGAAAATGGTGAACAAGTGCATTGTGCCGAGAATAATAGAAAAGTATATGTAAGAAAGTTTAAATAAAGAATAGAATATAAATAACGAAGTGGGAATAATTTAATGACACATACCAAAGCCAAATCCCTTTTTAGGGAAAGGAAGAGTTGAGGTTGCTTCATGTTCTCTAGGGCCTTCATGTCCTTTGGTAAAAGGAAGGGCTATTCCAAGGCTTCGACCAAATAGTGAGAGTGTCCTTTTTGGAATTCTCTTATAGAAGAATGGCAGGGGATAGGAGCTCCATCCAATTCCAATGAAGGTGACCAATAGGACTGAGTTTGGCGCACCTCAGCCAATTCGTGGTTGTCCCTACTCTCCATAGAGGAAGCTTTGACTTGGCCTTTTCCAGCTTTTTCTTGCTTCTGTTTCTTCTTCTGGGCCAAGTCCCCTTCTTCAACCTCATTCGCTCTTTTCTTCTTGAGGTTGGGCGCAGGAAGAATGGGGCCTGGGGgaggggaggaggaggaaggtTGGCAGGAGGTTGAGACCCCGAAGTGCCCTTCACATTGACTTGCTTCCTTCAAGCTTCACCCTGGATTTTGAgacatctcttcttcttcctcctcgtcgctACTATCAATACGCGCAACTATGAAACCCTGGACACCCTAGGAACAGGAGCCCTCGTCGGATTCGTTTTCTTCGTCCGAGATGTTGACAACGTGGCCTTCTGGAGGTTTCTCTGCTTCCTCAAGTAAGAACTAgtctatttcttcttcaagagatAGGCAAGGAGATATGGGTTCTTCTTGAACGGTTGTTGCTTCAGGTTGCGCCAAAGGAGGGACAGCTTTTAGTGGGCGAGCGTATAGGATGACAGAAGGGTCGTCTGGTAAATCATGTGGAGCGAGGAAATCTGGTTTCGAGACATCTATTCTCCTGCGTCTCTGATCTCCCGCAATAATTGTGTTACCTATATCTTGGTAGGTGGACGACAAGGGTTTGTATCCCCATATGAGATGAGCcactctcacttgtaggtcttcacttaCGAATACCTCGAATCTTAAGACTTTGTTGAGGTCCGCGGTGTTGATTAGGCTCAGACGAGGCGATACGTGTtttttatctgcaaagaaaatatCCGAGAAGTTAAATAGGtttaaatcaagaaaaatgttaaatgcaaagAATGACAAAATACAGTGTGAATCTAGGTGATGAAGTTAGGAGAACTAAATCCCAGGCCAGGGAATCTAAACCCTAAGGAATCACAcctggttttccccattcgacTAGACAATGAGGACCGTCGGACCATCTCCCGGAGGCGATTAAATAGTTGTCCTTCATGCttttgttagatttgggaagacaCGATATGAGTCTAACGATGCTAGACCTACATTTGAGGTAGTAACCTCCGCTTTTAAGTTGATGGCATTcgtatatgtggacgacattATGCCATGTGAGACttaaacccatttgctcattgagGGCATCAACacaacctaaaattctaaacatattAGGTGTACACTGATCTGGGCATAATCTATGGTTACGTAAGTATTCACTAGTGACATTCTTCATAGGAagtgtcatcccaccctctaaaAAGGCGATTATGGGAATGGCGACTTCTCCTTCTTTCCTATCGTCAGCTATGGCTTCTGGGGGGCAGTATCTTAAACCCACTTCTTGAGGGATATGGTATTTGGCCCagaaaccctccataccggcatcattatctactagacacttgaatctacccatttggttggAATGAAAATGGAAATTGAGAAAGGGGAAGGGTACAGTTAATGGCCGAGGACTATAGCCGAGGAGAAAAGGAACTTAAGAGAGTGAGAACTTACGGGAAAATGAGTAGAGAATTCTTCGCGAGCTTCTTGGAgaaggagagaaagaggaagTTTAGAGATTTGATTAATTTCTGGCGTAATGAGTTGAATCGCAACTTCCTAGGCGTTTTGATGTCTGGGAGGCGGCATTGAATAGGagttatcccgcccaaattttgaggaaaaaccTGAACCATTGGATGGGTA
Coding sequences within:
- the LOC142612328 gene encoding uncharacterized protein LOC142612328, which produces MVDQGSGADIMYPDLFRGLNLKLEDLTAYDSPLISFEGKAVIPKGQILLPVQSGTEVMDVDFIVVDAYSPYTTIVARPWLHALSVVSSTLHVKVKFPSRGLIEEIIGSQSVAR